One Melospiza melodia melodia isolate bMelMel2 chromosome 1, bMelMel2.pri, whole genome shotgun sequence genomic window carries:
- the SPMIP4 gene encoding LOW QUALITY PROTEIN: sperm-associated microtubule inner protein 4 (The sequence of the model RefSeq protein was modified relative to this genomic sequence to represent the inferred CDS: inserted 1 base in 1 codon; substituted 3 bases at 3 genomic stop codons) encodes MQLGWILGLPTEQYHDVTQLAKKKKSYVCMNDELSLCLPFSPSYPYPTHISRHTMFPNFRSLEGXNTGINSSSHQSFHPSISSKTFDLVVLRKTRVVKIVAPNPILXELKYNFSPIITNMLQNTERALKITTYSQVFTGQNTSAGLSQVTPPEGXTACLLQGEHPHXSILQKQHSFRSLHPWQLSGRPKFEALPKSACLPAWRPEDGPREITLPEWIPSCEVPQLQTGLMELQHSLSMTAAQKHVHDSVKGERENPHR; translated from the exons ATGCAGCTTGGCTGGATTCT AGGCCTTCCTACTGAACAATACCATGATGTCACTcagctggcaaaaaaaaaaaaaagttatgtgTGTATGAATGATGAACT ATCATTGTGCCTGCCATTTTCCCCCTCTTACCCCTACCCTACACACATTTCTAGGCACACCATGTTCCCAAACTTCAGATCACTTGAGGGTTGAAACACTGGGATCAATTCAAGCAGTCATCAATCTTTCCATCCCAGTATCTCTAGCAAGACTTTTGACCTGGTTGTTCTGAGGAAGACCAGAG TGGTCAAG ATAGTGGCCCCTAACCCCATTT AAGAGCTCAAATATAACTTTTCTCCGATTATAACCAATATGCTACAAAACACTGAAAGGGCTCTGAAGATCACAACATACAGTCAGGTCTTCACAG GGCA AAACACTTCTGCTGGTCTGTCACAAGTGACACCTCCTGAGGGGTGAACTGCATGCTTACTTCAAGGTGAACATCCCCATTAATCAATTCTGCAAAAACAACACTCCTTCAGAAGCCTTCACCC GTGGCAGCTTTCAGGAAGGCCCAAATTTGAAGCCCTTCCAAAATCTGC ATGTCTGCCTGCATGGAGACCAGAGGATGGGCCAAGAGAGATAACACTGCCTGAATGGATCCCCAGCTGTGAAGTTCCCCAGCTCCAGACAgggctgatggagctgcagcaTTCCCTCTCTATGACAGCAGCACAAAAACATGTACATGATTCTgtaaaaggagagagagaaaatccTCACAGATAA
- the NPVF gene encoding pro-FMRFamide-related neuropeptide VF, with translation MKVISTKKFILFALATVVFLTSNSMCLNEAMKSRLQSREDNDDKDYEIKDNILEEKQRSLNFEEMEDWASKDIIKMNPFTASKMPNSVANLPLRFGRNYPEERSIKPFSNLPLRFGRAFGENIPNHSPRVSHRLERSPLVKGSSQSLLNLPQRFGKSLAVNLPRDVQEFEPGNATQVLKPHIKMHIKS, from the exons ATGAAAGTCATTTCAACCAAGAAGTTTATTCTGTTTGCTTTAGCTACAGTGGTCTTTCTCACATCAAACAGCATGTGCCTAAATGAAGCAATGAAGtccaggctgcagagcagagaaGACAATGATGATAAAGATTATGAG attAAAGATAATATTTTGGAAGAAAAGCAGAGGAGTCTCAATTTTGAAGAAATGGAAGACTGGGCATCAAAAGATATCATCAAAATGAACCCTTTTACAGCAAGCAAGATGCCAAATTCAGTTGCTAATTTACCTCTTAGATTTGGAAGAAATTATCCAGAAGAAAGAAGCATTAAACCATTTTCAAATTTGCCCCTGAGATTTGGAAGAGCTTTTGGAGAGAACATACCTAATCATTCTCCAAGGGTATCACACAGGCTTGAGAGATCTCCACTTGTTAAAGGTTCCAGTCAATCACTTCTAAATTTGCCACAGAGATTTGGGAAGTCACTGGCTGTCAATCTGCCTCGAGACGTTCAGGAATTCGAACCAGGTAATGCTACACAAGTGTTGAAGCCCCATATTAAAATGCATATTAAATCATAG